The Jannaschia sp. M317 DNA segment CACCGCAACGGCGACCTCGTCGTAGTTCGCCATGGTCCGGGTCAGCGCACCGTTGGGCAGGACCTCACCATAGGCCAGAACGCTGACGTGCGGGTTCGATCCGATGATCGTATCGACGAATTCGTACCGAAACCCGGAGCGCACGGCCAGCGTGGCGATCAATGCGAACACAGCCAGCGCAATGCCGGCCAGAGAGATCCAGGTCATGACGCTGATCCCGCCCTCGGACCTGCGCGCCCGCAGGTAGCGCCAGGCGATCATCCATTCGAACCGTCTGAACATGGGGCCTCCGCACCGGGTTTGTGCCTAGGTGCGGGGTCCGGCGGGCGGGGTCAAGGGCAGGCCCCGCCGCATCGGGGTCACATGTGCGCGGCGTAGATCTCGCGCAGCTTGGCAATCGCCTCTTCCGGGGCCATCTCCACGCTTTCGCCCGTGCGCCGGGACGTCAGTTCCACCTTGCCACCCGCCAGACCGCGCGGGCCCACGGTGATGCGCCAGGGCAGACCGATCAGATCCATCGTCGCGAATTTCGCGCCGGCCCGATCCTTGCGGTCGTCATAAAGGGCGGTCAGACCCTCTTTCGCCAATTCGGCGTAGATGCCTTCGCAGGCGCTGTCGGTGGCGGAATCGCCCTGCTTGAGGTTGACGATGCCAACATGGAACGGGGTCACGCCCTCGGGCCAGATGATGCCGCGGTCGTCGTGGTTGGCTTCGATGATGGCACCCAGCAGGCGGCTGACGCCAATGCCGTGGGACCCCATGTGCACCGGTGTCGGCTTCCCGTCGGGGCCCTGAACCGTCGCGCCCATCGCGTCGGAATACTTGGTGCCGAAATAGAAGATCTGGCCGACTTCGATGCCACGCGCGGTACGGCGACGGTCCTCGGGGATCTGCGCGAACAGCTCCGCGTCGTGGGTTTCGTCGGTGCGCGCATAGCGAGAGGTGAATTCCTCCATCACGCCGGCGCATTGGGCCACGTCGTCATAGTCGATGGCGCGGTCGCCAAAGGTCAGATCGGTGACCTCGCTGTCGTAGAAAACCTCGCTTTCGCCGGTGTCGGCCAGGACCAGGA contains these protein-coding regions:
- the proS gene encoding proline--tRNA ligase; protein product: MRLSRYFLPVLKETPAEAQIVSHRLMLRAGMIKQSAAGIYSWLPLGYRVLKRIEQIVHEEQERAGHIPMLMPTLQPADLWRESGRYDAYGPEMLRIRDRQDRDMLFGPTNEEMITDIFRSNVSSYKDLPLTLYHIQWKFRDEMRPRFGVMRGREFLMKDGYNFDLTKEDALHAYNRHLVSYLRTYERMGLQAIPMRADSGPIGGDDTHEFLVLADTGESEVFYDSEVTDLTFGDRAIDYDDVAQCAGVMEEFTSRYARTDETHDAELFAQIPEDRRRTARGIEVGQIFYFGTKYSDAMGATVQGPDGKPTPVHMGSHGIGVSRLLGAIIEANHDDRGIIWPEGVTPFHVGIVNLKQGDSATDSACEGIYAELAKEGLTALYDDRKDRAGAKFATMDLIGLPWRITVGPRGLAGGKVELTSRRTGESVEMAPEEAIAKLREIYAAHM